One Anopheles marshallii chromosome 3, idAnoMarsDA_429_01, whole genome shotgun sequence genomic region harbors:
- the LOC128716234 gene encoding elongation of very long chain fatty acids protein 1-like, translating into MDFLQQMNLTDFTIYDLFNVKGVEEHIDAYPLMASPVPSSIVIAIYLYFIYKYGPSYMEYRKPYNLRWIIAGYNIFQVVACGYLVFNYIKVGFEFKFIGRCTPKLPVTEYEHGLDAVYYGWLAMCLRMIEFIETVFFVLRKKQNQVSTLHVYHHISTFLIVWWSLKLSLSYQEMSIMVLNSIVHMIMYSYYFLSSFKPCQPFTNRVKPIITIIQLAQLVTMLVHVYAALQPTCAANKTIYTLHAINLVILISLFTNFYIQTYVRKARKLKQK; encoded by the exons ATGGATTTTCTTCAACAGATGAACCTCACCGATTTCACGATCTACGATCTGTTCAACGTTAAGGGTGTCG AGGAACACATCGATGCCTATCCTTTGATGGCCTCGCCCGTACCGAGCTCCATCGTGATTGCCATATACCTGTACTTCATCTACAAATATGGACCAAG CTATATGGAGTACAGAAAACCGTACAACTTGCGATGGATCATTGCCGGCTACAACATCTTCCAGGTGGTTGCGTGCGGATATCTTGTGTTTAAT TACATCAAGGTAGGATTCGAATTCAAATTCATCGGACGCTGTACCCCGAAGCTTCCTGTTACCGAGTATGAACACGGGCTCGATGCGGTCTACTACGGGTGGCTTGCGATGTGTCTCCGAATGATCGAATTCATCGAGACGGTGTTCTTCGTGTTGCGAAAGAAACAGAACCAGGTCTCTACACTCCATGTTTACCATCACATCAGCACCTTCCTCATTGTCTGGTGGAGCTTGAAGCTAAGTTTGT CCTACCAGGAGATGTCCATCATGGTACTCAACTCGATCGTGCACATGATCATGTACTCGTACTACTTCCTGTCATCGTTCAAACCCTGCCAACCGTTTACCAACCGCGTAAAGccgatcatcaccatcatccagCTGGCACAGCTCGTAACAATGCTTGTCCACGTGTATGCCGCCTTGCAGCCGACTTGTGCcgccaacaaaaccatttacaCACTGCACGCAATTAATCTCGTCATCCTGATCAGCCTGTTCACCAACTTCTACATCCAGACGTACGTGCGAAAGGCACGGAAGCTGAAGCAGAAATAG
- the LOC128713044 gene encoding uncharacterized protein LOC128713044: MNNDITKPTDSTFCQIMKPIYYMSKVAGLWPQSFLRTSPGVTVLDIAYLLVLYVICFFCILVNINAKLWDYYMKPFESDILRYGLQTHLLNGLNLAVLISTINVVQYKRKWEYMELMDNVTKVVEQEFHVRYPVRVVQKFIALIICAEMLYLMMILSGYYYLIDQTLNITTTYLYLSYYVMNISLMALLNEYTYFTVHIRRLFMVVNRLLKQLLLTDANSSDTVLLDQNRKSKTPTIAYDEIFTIYGRGPRKEFETNAGDGKRTGPSKVTVVAPASAGFNKLSTQTVYTTYVTQFKIDHHSSMDTIVKTINRLSMLHYHLCDAIRLVNRISSLPLMLHFGAMFVFLVFGLFTFYKAFNSGSWTFRVMAMANGSWIAFYIVGILGVINATTATQNSGRLTGDIVHQIIRKHQNHFSTDVIEKLSTLSLQVKMRDMSFSCGLFSFDWNLFGSILSALAMYLVFLIQFDVTPPVGLASPNLTIPSIELINFTV, translated from the exons ATGAATAACGATATTACGAAACCCACCGATAGTACCTTCTGTCAGATAATGAAACCGATCTACTACATGTCTAAGGTGGCCGGTCTGTGGCCCCAGTCATTCCTACGTACATCTCCCGGTGTAACAGTGCTAGATATTGCCTACCTGTTGGTGCTGTAcgttatttgtttcttttgtataCTGGTTAACATTAACGCGAAGTTGTGGGACTACTACATGAAACCGTTCGAGTCGGACATCTTGCGATACGGGTTGCAGACGCATCTGCTGAACGGATTGAATCTTG CCGTGTTAATTAGCACGATCAACGTGGTACAGTACAAGCGCAAATGGGAGTACATGGAGCTGATGGACAACGTTACGAAGGTGGTCGAGCAGGAGTTCCACGTGAGATATCCCGTGCGAGTGGTGCAAAA GTTCATTGCGTTAATCATTTGTGCAGAGATGCTTTACCTTATGATGATACTGAGCGGCTACTACTATCTCATCGATCAGACGTTAAACATTACTACGACTTACCTGTATTTGTCCTACTACGTGATGAACATCTCATTGATGGCGCTGTTAAATGAATACACTTATTTTACGGTGCATATACGCCGTCTGTTTATGGTAGTGAATCGATTGCTCAAGCAACTGCTTTTAACCGATGCCAACAGCAGCGATACGGTTCTGCTTGATCAGAACCGAAAAAGTAAAACGCCAACGATTGCGTATGATGAAATATTCACAATTTACGGCAGAGGACCAAGGAAAGAATTTGAAACTAATGCTGGAGACGGGAAAAGGACTGGACCATCAAAGGTGACAGTAGTTGCTCCTGCTTCGGCCGGTTTTAACAAGTTGTCCACTCAGACTGTATACACCAC gTACGTCACACAGTTTAAGATCGATCATCATTCCAGCATGGACACGATCGTGAAAACGATCAACCGTTTATCCATGCTGCACTATCATCTATGCGACGCAATCAGGCTGGTAAATCGCATATCCTCGCTACCGCTTATGCTTCATTTCGGTGCCATGTTTGTGTTTCTCGTGTTTGGTCTCTTCACCTTCTACAA AGCATTCAATTCTGGGTCATGGACATTTCGAGTTATGGCGATGGCGAATGGGTCCTGGATTGCTTTTTACATTGTGGGAATTTTGGGCGTCATTAATGCTACCACGGCGACACAGAACAGTGGCCGGTTGACCGGAGACATTGTCCATCAGATTATTCGTAAACATCAGAACCATTTTTCGACCGACGTCATCGAGAAG CTTTCGACTCTATCTCTCCAAGTGAAAATGCGCGACATGTCATTTTCGTGCGGTTTATTTAGCTTCGATTGGAATCTGTTCGGTTCG ATTCTTTCAGCTCTTGCCATGTACCTGGTGTTTCTCATCCAGTTCGACGTAACTCCACCGGTTGGACTTGCTTCGCCCAATTTAACCATACCATCGATAgagttgattaattttacaGTTTGA
- the LOC128716232 gene encoding fatty acyl-CoA reductase 1: MDVDMNDGRDRIAPMFKDRHVLITGGTGFLGKALIEKLLRCCPEIGQIYLLVRAKKGKSPRQRLEDIFANPLFETVKGMRGLDTLISQCTVIGGDVTEPELAITPEDRKLIAENVSIIYHCAATIRFDETLKKAVMLNTRGTKYMIDLAKQCKKLDMFGYVSTSYCHLNEKLLLEKPYPPPADPHKVIKAVEWLEEGVVDGMTKKILGDCPNTYAYTKALAEALVVESMDEIPAVIFRPSIVIPTWREPIPGWTDNINGPVGLLIGAGKGVIRSMYCNSDGYGDYLPVDFAVSAMCVCTWNYVGNRDHKRNIYHLVSSAEIKVSWEGIIERGKWIVSNKIPLNGVLWYPGGSMKRTRWEHNLSAFFFHWIPAFVIDCLLYCFGYKPILWRIHQRIAKGFEVFEYYANNQWDFDNATVLYLRTIINEEEKVKFKIDAGGVEIQEYFENCIRAARWYILKETDDTIPAARRHMRVMWWVDKICKTLIYGGLIYYIGKALYSLLFASVF, translated from the exons atgGACGTCGATATGAATGACGGACGCGACCGTATCGCGCCAATGTTCAAAGATCGCCACGTGCTGATCACGGGTGGGACGGGATTCCTCGGTAAAGCGCTGATTGAAAAATTACTCCG ATGCTGTCCGGAGATTGGCCAGATCTATCTTCTAGTCAGAGCAAAGAAGGGCAAATCGCCGCGTCAACGCTTGGAGGACATCTTTGCCAATCCG CTGTTCGAGACCGTCAAGGGAATGCGCGGTCTAGATACGTTGATAAGTCAATGTACCGTGATCGGGGGCGACGTCACGGAACCGGAACTGGCCATCACGCCCGAGGATCGCAAGCTGATTGCGGAAAACGTTTCGATCATCTATCACTGCGCTGCCACGATTCGGTTCGACGAAACGCTCAAGAAGGCGGTCATGCTCAACACGCGCGGCACTAAGTATATGATCGATCTGGCGAAACAGTGCAAAAAGCTAGAC ATGTTTGGCTACGTTTCCACCTCGTACTGTCATCTTAACGAGAAGCTGCTGTTGGAAAAGCCTTATCCACCTCCGGCTGATCCGCACAAAGTGATCAAGGCGGTCGAATGGCTCGAAGAAGGTGTGGTAGATGGTATGACCAAAAA AATTCTGGGTGACTGTCCCAACACATACGCCTATACCAAAGCGCTAGCGGAAGCACTTGTAGTGGAGTCGATGGACGAGATCCCGGCGGTCATCTTCCGTCCCTCGATCGTTATTCCCACCTGGCGCGAACCAATTCCCGGCTGGACGGACAACATCAACGGCCCGGTAGGTTTGCTGATTGGCGCCGGCAAGGGTGTGATCCGTTCGATGTACTGCAACTCGGACGGGTACGGTGACTATCTGCCGGTTGATTTCGCTGTCAGCGCAATGTGTGTTTGCACCTGGAACTACGTCGGTAACAG GGATCACAAGCGGAACATCTATCATCTGGTCAGTTCGGCAGAGATCAAGGTTTCCTGGGAAGGTATCATCGAGCGCGGAAAGTGGATCGTCTCGAACAAGATCCCGCTTAACGGTGTCCTCTGGTATCCGGGCGGTTCGATGAAGCGTACCCGATGGGAACACAATCTGTCGGCCTTCTTCTTCCACTGGATACCGGCGTTCGTGATCGATTGTCTGCTTTACTGCTTCGGATATAAGCCAAT ACTGTGGAGGATACATCAGCGTATCGCCAAGGGTTTTGAGGTGTTCGAATACTACGCCAATAATCAGTGGGACTTTGACAATGCCACCGTACTATACCTGCGGACGATTATCAACGAAgaggaaaaggtcaaattcaAAATAGACGCTGGAG GTGTTGAGATCCAGGAATACTTCGAAAACTGCATACGAGCCGCACGGTGGTACATTCTGAAGGAAACGGACGATACTATCCCCGCTGCCAGACGTCACATGCGTGT TATGTGGTGGGTCGACAAGATATGTAAGACATTAATCTACGGTGGACTCATTTACTACATCGGCAAGGCGCTCTACTCGTTGCTGTTTGCGTCCGTCTTCTAG